The region CGCTTACTAATCCAATATTGTGTATTAGTCAAATTAAAGGCCACTTCTCTCATTCATCCACCAATTTCTACTTCAGTATCTGGTAATGGACTATTATGTAGGGGGCGACCTGCTGACCTTGCTCAGTAAGTTTGGTGACCGGCTCCCCGAGGACATGGCTCAGTTCTACCTGGCTGAGATGGTCCTGGCCATTCACTCTGTTCACAAACTGGGCTACGTCCACAGGTACAGCATTAGCTTTGAATCCTGGAACGTTCCTATCAGTATGTGTTGCTGTGCCGTTTATCTCGTGGAACTGCGATTAGACGAGTCTTGTTTCTGTATCCTCTGGAAGTGACACTGGTCCTCTGTTGTACCTCCCAGAGATATCAAGCCTGACAACATCCTGCTGACAGCTGATGGACACGTCAGGCTGGGGGACTTTGGTTCCTGCTTGAGGCTCCCAGAGGACGGCCTGGTGAGAGTCGATAAGTAACATCTGTAACTTTTCTGCTGCGTCTATTACCaccaccaataataataataataataataataataacaataggaGGAGGAGGCTAGCTAAGGCTCGCCCAGCCGTCACCCTTTTATTCTGTCACAGGTCCGCTCAACTCTGGCTGTTGGAACTCCTGACTACTTGTCTCCAGAGATTTTAAGGGCAGTTGAGGGAGGTGGAGGTTATGGTCTTGAATGTGACTGGTGGGCTCTGGGTATCTGCGCCTATGAGATGCTGCTGGGTACCACGCCCTTCTACGCAGAGTCGCTCTCTGAAACGTATGCCAAGATCATCCACTTCCAGGtacacaaacatttcagctaAGTTCAGAACATTTCACCCTCTGGggagggacgaggaggaggaggctgtaAAAGGCccgtggtgtgagtgtgtgtgaatggtgtgtgttctgtgatggaCTGGAGACCAGTCCAAGGTGCAGgcctgcctctgctcctgcttcccTCGTCACCCTCATTAGGACCTGAGGAACCTCTGAGCATAGTTGCAGTTCGGTGCACACAAAGCATTCAAACAGGTTGTTTATTCTCAGGATTATTTTGAATTCCCCTCTTCTGGCCCCGAGATCTCAGAAAAGGCTCGTTCTTTAATCCTTGGGCTCATCTGTGAGAGGGAAGACCGCCTCGGGAGGAAGGGCCTCAGTGACTTCAGGGGCCACCCCTTCTTCAGCGGGCTGGACTGGGCGTCCCTACATAAGATCCCTGCCCCGTTTCTGCCGGAAGTGTCCAATCCAACTGACACTTCTAACTTTGACATTATGGACGACTGCCTCAGTGAAACGGTACTTCCCCCTCAGATCCGAGGAACCGTTGTCCCACACATGGACTCTGTCTAAAACAACAACATCGGCTGTTTGTTGTTCTCTGCAGGAGACCCTGTCTGACGTGACCGACAGAGCCCCCACAGGAGTACACTTGGCCTTTGTTGGATACTCTTACACGGCCACAAGGTGACCTGAAAGGCCCGCTCGAGTTTTCACACACATCAACCCGTCTGGTctatttatttgtgtatttccTTCCTTATATCGGACTTTAGCCAGACAGGTGCAATCGACCGCAGTCAGGACATCATGATGCAGATTGACGACACAAGACAAAGAGACTGGGAGAGTCTTTACACCCCAGTGAAGCTGGTTAGTCTTCATCGTCCAGGCCAGGTACGACTCTTCTGTCCTGGGGTTGCTGAGTTTGTCCCATCCCTGCTTTGCATTTAGAGCCAACAGCTGTGGAATCTTACAAACGCTGGACCAGAAGACCCGTCTCCATtgctggagcccccccccactgaggaCGAAGGTCCTGCTGGATCTCCTCACGTCACCACTGAGGGGGACGAGGCGATGTCCCAACAACTATCACAACTGAACGAAGACTTGCAGAGGTATCAACAACAGACAGTCCGCATGACGCATTTCAGTAAAGAGTTTAAAACCACATGTTTGTCCCCACCAGCCGGctacaggaagcagagaggagatgttatgagctggagacagagatggagcgATTAAAGGGGGAGATCCAACACTTGAAAAATTCCAAGGAGACAGGCAAGGAATGAGTGCCCTGCTTCCTCTTCATggcatcctcttcatcatcattaatGAGGCTTGGAGATCTTAGGGAGTGTGTCCCAGGAACCCAAACGGTTACAAATGATAGAAGGTTGGGAGAGTCGGGCTGATCTTTAGGAGTTTTCTCCACAGTTTAAATTTATTTCAATGTCTGGGCCAAATTTAAAGGTGCTATTGAACTCATTGAATTTTGAGTGGTTAGGTAaatgtatccatccatccatccatccatccatccatccatccatccatccatccatccatccatccatccatccatctcatgCTTACTGTACACGACCACTCCCCCACATCCCCCAGCCCTTCCAGAAGCAACAATGCATCTCATAAAtcccatatacattcagctgttcccACATCTCATAGAtcccatatacattcagctgttcccACATCTCATAGAtcccatatacattcagctgttcccACATCTCATAAAccccatatacattcagctgttctcaCATCTCATAAAtcccatatacattcagctgttctcacatttcataaatcccaTATACATTCATCTCTTCTGATATCTCATAGAtcccatatacattcagctgttcccACATCGCATAAAtcccatatacattcagctgttctcaCATCTCATAGAtcccatatacattcagctgttctcaCATCTCATAGAtcccatatacattcagctgttcccACATCTCATAAAccccatatacattcagctgttctgaTATCTCATAAAccccatatacattcagctgttctcaCATCTCATAAAccccatatacattcagctgttctcaCATCGCATAAAtcccatatacattcagctgttctcaCATCTCATAGAtcccatatacattcagctgttctgaTATCTCATAAAccccatatacattcagctgttctcaCATCTCATAAAccccatatacattcagctgttctcaCATCGCATAAAtcccatatacattcagctgttctcaCATCTCATAGAtcccatatacattcagctgttctcaCATCTCATAGAtcccatatacattcagctgttcccACATCTCATAAAccccatatacattcagctgttctcaCATCTCATAAACCCCATATATTTTCAGCTGTTCCACATCTCATAGAtcccatatacattcagctgttctgaTATCTCATAAAccccatatacattcagctgttctgaTATCTCATAAAccccatatacattcagctgttctcaCATCTCATAGATCCCATATACATTCAGGTTCTCACATCTCATAAAccccatatacattcagctgttcccACATCTCATAGAtcccatatacattcagctgttctgaTATCTCATAAAtcccatatacattcagctgttcccACATCTCATAGAtcccatatacattcagctgttctcaCATCTCATAAATCCCAcatacattcagctgttctcaCATCTCATAAAccccatatacattcagctgttctgaTATCTCATAAAccccatatacattcagctgttctgaTATCTCATAAAccccatatacattcagctgttctcaCATCTCATAAAccccatatacattcagctgttctgaTATCTCATAAAccccatatacattcagctgttctgaTATCTCATAAAccccatatacattcagctgttctgaTATCTCATAAAccccatatacattcagctgttctgaTATCTCATATACATTCACATTTTTACTGTGTGACCACAATAATTATGTAGTTATTAGAATATTTTCTGTCCAAGAAGCTGTGAATTGTattttctaataataataacaattgaATCGAGCAGGAGAGAGGCTTGACTCATTAAGTACTGAGGGACAGAAGACAAGGACAGAGACCTGGCTGTATAAGAAATATATGCAATAACATTCCAGTCCAAGGAGGGCAACTTGCTCTGGTATCCATCCTCTGGCTCACAGGCCTCTGCCAGTCTGGTGAGGAGTCTCAGGGCCCCCAACaggggcagaggaggaaggaaatgcCACCTCTGGCAGCCTTACACAGATTCCATGATCACAAGGAACATCATCATTCAACGCCGCTGCTGATGCTACTTCCTGCGTCCCTTCCTTTTCCCCCTGTCTCAGTCACACTGCTCTGACCTTCATCACCACACAACTGTGCTCTTTTTGGGTCTTTTTATGACGACTCTTCTGGCTGGCCAGCAGCGCACCCTGCCTGCAGTGCTGCTGTACATCGTGGGCTCTGacgttcctctctctcctccaatCACAGAGCTCAGTATCTGTCCAACACCTCTTGCTCTGCCTGGCTACTGTGTGGATGCGCCAACAGATGTAAGCCTGGCTTTACTCCATTTTATCCAAATAACTCTTTCTCTGTCATGGCCACCAAAATCAAACCCTTGAAACAGCATGAAATACCTTTTATTTTCTGATGTGTTTGCTGAAGCAGTTGTTGCACCAATGACTAAAACCTGTGATGACTAAGTCTCTGACCTCTTGCTGTTGCCGTCACAGATCTcctaatttaaatgtttttgtctgttccagaggcagagagtgACCCCAGCTTGCCAGTACCCACTGGTGACACCTCTCCATCGCCACCTGCTCCTCTTTCACAGGGTACAATCATTTGCTTTATTTAGTGCAGATTATATTTCCAGGCAACTGTCGTCTCGTGCGGTTTGAGCTTCACCGCGGCATCGTTCATACCAGTGTGAGCTGAGGTCCACGTTAAGGCGTTTCCAGGTCACGCTGAGTGACGTCGGGCCTACACGACGCATCAGTCGTCATCAGTCAAGCCTCCTTTCAACGGTTTAGCTGCAgctctcttttctccttctccaggttTGGCTGCCACAGGTGAGGAGTGAATCCTACTTACTGGTTTGTGCAGAAGGTGTTGAGCTCAGTGCCTGGAGGAGAAACCGCTATTCTGAGCTCTCCTAACATGCGACCACGCTGACCCGCagcttcagcctcctcctctgtgccGAGCATGCAAAGAGAGGCCGTTTAGAGTTCTGACAGCCAATGAGGGAGAAAtgatgaggacatttttgatgTGATTGCGGAACAAAGAGAAAGCCATCAAAGCGAGCATGTTTGCGTGAGTAAGAGATTGAGACGTTACCTTTTAGGCCACAGAGGTGCAGCTGttgagtgaatagagttgtttTTGAGTGTCACTGTATCTGCACCTTGAGTGGTTCTGTTTTGCACTACTATAGGCATGTTTTTGCTGTGCAAAAGTGAATAAAAGCCATAGTTTTACTCATGAAATAGCACCACGCACACGGCAGACTGGCCCACTGGGGAACACAGACAGAGCAAAGCTTTGAGACTTTGAGACCGACCCATCTCCATTCACACAAGCGACTCACAGAATATTGCAACGAGGCGTCTTTAGACATTTTGCACACaatgaaaaatgcatttattgctTTTCACGTCTTGTAACATTGCAAGTGTACAGCGTTATTCTGATTCTGGGGCCTGAGACGTCAAAGATGAAAACCAAGAGTGTAAAGAGTGAAACTCTGAGGAGGCGGTTAAAGAAGTTGATGTTGACCAGTAGTCAAGTTACACAATGTAAAATGCATTTAGGCTTGCAGTGCCTACAAAAATGTCCCCCCCTTTTTGTCACGGGAGGAGGCGGGAGCCAAatgcagcaaacaaacaaataaacaaacgaTGACAAACAAACAATTCTAGAAAATAATGTGGCCCCAACAAATGAAAGGAACGAGTTAAGTCTTttaaacagaaataataaaGTACAATTGTGCTCATTATCTTTGGTTTTAGTTAACTTTCTCTCTTAAGACTGAGGAGAGTCCAGTCGTGTGTGCTTGTGGATGAACGTGCACACGTCTATATCTGACCATGTTTTCTTGGTTGTAACTACTGTAGATTATTcaaaacattatttttctttacaaaaaGGGTGTTTTTTTCTATCTGATTGGAAagattgattaaaaaaacaacattgatgTCTTCCTGTTCTGTATTTGTGTCACAAgagtaaaggtcaaaggtcaagagtATGTTGTATTGTTCCCAGCTCAAGAGCCTGTGACTCTGAACCTACAATcgctttaaaatgtttaaaatgatcattttaacatttacaatGAAAATCTGTGTGGAAATgaattttttaaagaaagaataCGCGTGTCAACAACAAGTTAAAAACACGATTTAATCAGAATAAATCATTCGGGTCAGGGCACTTGGCCAGCAGTAGGCCAGTACTGTAGGTCGTACtctcaaaacaaaagaaataacttcttgcaataaataaaacaacatcttTAATTAGTAGTTGGATAAACACAATCACCAAAACATGTTCCATTAAATACAGCATCAGCACAACTGTCAGGATAAGTTATCTTATTTCCCTCATGTCATGTGGAACATGTGGAATACAGAATGAACCAGTACTACTatgatcaacaacaacaacaacaagagcaataataataataataataataataataataataataataataataatataataataataataataataataatgagacCCATTTTACCACATGATATCAAGCAAGTGAGGAGTGCTGCGTCACATATTATTGTGCTGGAGGTATCTGGAGGAATCTGGTCCATATGTGCACTAGTTTTCCAGGAAAACAATGTTCTAAGTGTCCTAAATTCTCTGGAATCTTAAAACACGTCTCTAACGTAACAACCTGTAACATTTTCCAGTATGATTACCCAGACCAGTTTGTCTATTCATTTGtctatatttacattttctccCTATATCTAACTtacaatttacatttaaagctGTATTATTTTTAAAGGCTGTTTGAGATACGACTAATCTGACAGTAGTTTTGGCAGATGTGTTGATTATATGTGATGTGATGTTCCATAAATTTTATATTAGTATTCAAGTGAATTAAAGTGCTTAGGTGACCAATCAAATGCCACCTCAATGGAATAATTATTACACCACATTCCCCCTTTCTAATAAGTAGAAGATTCTGTTTTGGTAATGTTTGCTAATGATTTTATTAGTTCTATTGCTCAAATCACTGAAAGTGTTTAAAAGAGGAACATTCTCAGCGTTGTGACGAAGAAATGCAAATATACACAAATCAAACAGGGATGCAAAAGTCAAGAAAACGAGGATGAAAACTCAAAATGAACAAGAGAGATTGCAATAATTGCTTCTAAGGCATCCGAACCTGTGGACTGAGTCTTAAATGTAGTATGAAGGGGCTGAGTAGAGCAAATATGGGTTGAGTTTACTGTCTGCAGATGCAAATCTATTGTTCTCGTGGGCCTGGCGGCGATAATACCTGCGAAGGGCGGGGCTTCCAGGATGACACTGTCTCACGTGGAGGAAGTACTCGTCAGGGCGGCTGGAGGTGTAACCACAATCCTCACACACGAAGATTTTGGAGCGTCTCTGACGGTAGGCGTACTGTTGATGGACGCCGTGGATCTTCCTCATGTGAGACTCCAGAGAGCAGCGCTGCGTGAAGGCCTTCTCGCAGAGCTCACACTTGTAGGGCCGGATCCCTGCAAcgaggcccacacacacacacacctgagggggGGCGCTCAAGGCACCGACAGGCAACGTGCAAATGAAAGGCAGAAGAAGACGTCATCCTGCAGTGGGTTGAGCTCTCACACTTTAGGACATACTGTTGAACACTCCTTATATGTTCACTGGTTTATGTTTAGTACATCAAATTAATTATGTCTATGATCGTCAATGTCAGATTTACGTATTTTAGTGACAATTTGTCATCAAGCACTTCAAACAAGCGCCCTTTGACCCGAGTACAGCTGATTAAAAAGAGGTTGCTGCCCTCCCAGGACTGACGAAAACCTGagtctgaagtgtgtgtgttgactgacctgtgtgtgttctcatatgCCTCTTTAGGTCAAAGGTATCGTTGAAGCCTTTACCACAGAACTGACACGGGTGTCTCTTCACCAGGCTGTGGCACTTGAGGTGGCGGGTCAACATGCGCTGCAGGGGGAAGATCTTGTGGCACACTGAGCATAAGAAGTCACCGGCGCCCGGGGAGGTGCGAGGCCGCGGCTATGAAGGAAGCGGGTAAAGAGGTTCTCAGTAATCTCTACAAAACCAAATAAAAGTGCAAGATTTCTGATGAACAACAGCAGTTAAGCAGCACCCCAGGAGCCCATGGGCTCAGAATCGGGCGCGTCAAAGCCAATAAACTGGATGTAAAGTGTGGGTTCATGCTGTCGACCCTCTGATGCTCGTAGCCTCACCGCTGCCTCCTATTGTAAGACATGGTGCAGAGTCAGACCTTACCTTTGC is a window of Takifugu flavidus isolate HTHZ2018 chromosome 14, ASM371156v2, whole genome shotgun sequence DNA encoding:
- the LOC130538211 gene encoding myotonin-protein kinase isoform X1, producing the protein MMSTGPGLGAPGLAKGPQTSGPVGLQTLLDLLVGVYQEFYSSTLVKEKFVSGFLQWAEPLVKQVKKTRLKREDFHILKVIGRGNFSEVAVAKIRSTQQVYALKIMNKWDILRRGETACYQEEREVLLKGDRRWITELHYAFQDDDYLYLVMDYYVGGDLLTLLSKFGDRLPEDMAQFYLAEMVLAIHSVHKLGYVHRDIKPDNILLTADGHVRLGDFGSCLRLPEDGLVRSTLAVGTPDYLSPEILRAVEGGGGYGLECDWWALGICAYEMLLGTTPFYAESLSETYAKIIHFQDYFEFPSSGPEISEKARSLILGLICEREDRLGRKGLSDFRGHPFFSGLDWASLHKIPAPFLPEVSNPTDTSNFDIMDDCLSETETLSDVTDRAPTGVHLAFVGYSYTATSQTGAIDRSQDIMMQIDDTRQRDWESLYTPVKLSQQLWNLTNAGPEDPSPLLEPPPTEDEGPAGSPHVTTEGDEAMSQQLSQLNEDLQSRLQEAERRCYELETEMERLKGEIQHLKNSKETELSICPTPLALPGYCVDAPTDRQRVTPACQYPLVTPLHRHLLLFHRVWLPQVRSESYLLVCAEGVELSAWRRNRYSELS
- the LOC130538211 gene encoding myotonin-protein kinase isoform X2; this translates as MMSTGPGLGAPGLAKGPQTSGPVGLQTLLDLLVGVYQEFYSSTLVKEKFVSGFLQWAEPLVKQVKKTRLKREDFHILKVIGRGNFSEVAVAKIRSTQQVYALKIMNKWDILRRGETACYQEEREVLLKGDRRWITELHYAFQDDDYLYLVMDYYVGGDLLTLLSKFGDRLPEDMAQFYLAEMVLAIHSVHKLGYVHRDIKPDNILLTADGHVRLGDFGSCLRLPEDGLVRSTLAVGTPDYLSPEILRAVEGGGGYGLECDWWALGICAYEMLLGTTPFYAESLSETYAKIIHFQISEKARSLILGLICEREDRLGRKGLSDFRGHPFFSGLDWASLHKIPAPFLPEVSNPTDTSNFDIMDDCLSETETLSDVTDRAPTGVHLAFVGYSYTATSQTGAIDRSQDIMMQIDDTRQRDWESLYTPVKLSQQLWNLTNAGPEDPSPLLEPPPTEDEGPAGSPHVTTEGDEAMSQQLSQLNEDLQSRLQEAERRCYELETEMERLKGEIQHLKNSKETELSICPTPLALPGYCVDAPTDRQRVTPACQYPLVTPLHRHLLLFHRVWLPQVRSESYLLVCAEGVELSAWRRNRYSELS
- the LOC130538211 gene encoding myotonin-protein kinase isoform X3, whose amino-acid sequence is MMSTGPGLGAPGLAKGPQTSGPVGLQTLLDLLVGVYQEFYSSTLVKEKFVSGFLQWAEPLVKQVKKTRLKREDFHILKVIGRGNFSEVAVAKIRSTQQVYALKIMNKWDILRRGETACYQEEREVLLKGDRRWITELHYAFQDDDYLYLVMDYYVGGDLLTLLSKFGDRLPEDMAQFYLAEMVLAIHSVHKLGYVHRDIKPDNILLTADGHVRLGDFGSCLRLPEDGLVRSTLAVGTPDYLSPEILRAVEGGGGYGLECDWWALGICAYEMLLGTTPFYAESLSETYAKIIHFQDYFEFPSSGPEISEKARSLILGLICEREDRLGRKGLSDFRGHPFFSGLDWASLHKIPAPFLPEVSNPTDTSNFDIMDDCLSETETLSDVTDRAPTGVHLAFVGYSYTATSQTGAIDRSQDIMMQIDDTRQRDWESLYTPVKLSQQLWNLTNAGPEDPSPLLEPPPTEDEGPAGSPHVTTEGDEAMSQQLSQLNEDLQSRLQEAERRCYELETEMERLKGEIQHLKNSKETEAESDPSLPVPTGDTSPSPPAPLSQGLAATGEE
- the zgc:171929 gene encoding putative transcription factor ovo-like protein 3, translated to MPRSFLVKKKRGASGGWQWKEPEQLEWKEDPFKGSGKAEAPDIPPPAPVTQPVATLACVTASLRVPAQLAAKSGTNCRPDWPTVTLRDYSYHPSTLALSRAKPRPRTSPGAGDFLCSVCHKIFPLQRMLTRHLKCHSLVKRHPCQFCGKGFNDTFDLKRHMRTHTGIRPYKCELCEKAFTQRCSLESHMRKIHGVHQQYAYRQRRSKIFVCEDCGYTSSRPDEYFLHVRQCHPGSPALRRYYRRQAHENNRFASADSKLNPYLLYSAPSYYI